The Anolis carolinensis isolate JA03-04 chromosome 2, rAnoCar3.1.pri, whole genome shotgun sequence genome has a window encoding:
- the barx1 gene encoding homeobox protein BarH-like 1, with amino-acid sequence MQHPLDLGAAAAHYFPAPAPDPFAAAADPRPHRYRSFMIEEILTDHAAAKASSAPVAAGELLKFGVKALLSARPYHSPLAVLKAEQAAAVFKFPLSAAPLGCSGLSAGAAAALLAAGGSSSGFPGGSGPPHLPLELHLRGKLEPGACAEAGAKAKKGRRSRTVFTELQLMGLEKRFEKQKYLSTPDRIDLAESLGLSQLQVKTWYQNRRMKWKKIVLQGGGLESPTKPKGRPKKNSIPTSEQLTEQERTKELERQPESLGSPGHVSQEE; translated from the exons ATGCAGCACCCCTTGGACCTGGGCGCCGCCGCTGCCCACTACTTCCCCGCCCCCGCCCCAGACCCCTTCGCCGCCGCCGCCGACCCCCGGCCCCACCGCTACCGCAGCTTCATGATCGAGGAGATCCTCACCGACCACGCCGCCGCCAAGGCCTCCTCCGCCCCCGTCGCCGCCGGAGAGCTGCTCAAGTTCGGGGTCAAGGCGCTGCTCTCGGCGCGGCCCTACCACAGCCCCCTCG cgGTCCTGAAAGCGGAGCAGGCGGCGGCGGTGTTCAAGTTCCCTCTGTCGGCGGCGCCGCTGGGCTGCTCGGGGCTGAGCGCGGGGGCGGCGGCGGCACTGCTGGCGGCGGGGGGCTCTAGCTCGGGCTTCCCCGGCGGGTCGGGCCCCCCGCACCTGCCCCTCGAGCTCCACCTCCGCGGGAAGCTGGAGCCCGGCGCCTGCGCCGAGGCCGGGGCCAAAGCCAAGAAGGGCCGCCGCAGCCGCACCGTCTTCACCGAGCTGCAGCTCATGGGCCTCGAGAAGCGCTTCGAGAAGCAGAAGTACCTCTCCACGCCCGACAG GATAGACCTGGCAGAATCCCTGGGCCTGAGTCAACTGCAAGTAAAAACCTGGTACCAAAACAGACGAATGAAGTGGAAGAAAATA GTCTTGCAAGGCGGAGGGCTGGAGTCCCCCACGAAGCCCAAAGGGCGCCCCAAGAAGAACTCCATCCCCACCAGCGAGCAGCTGACGGAGCAAGAGCGGACGAAGGAGCTGGAGCGACAACCCGAGAGCCTCGGCTCCCCCGGCCACGTCAGCCAGGAGGAATAG